The stretch of DNA TCATTGACTATCTCTTCAGTTATGCTGCTTACACGCCtgataacataaatataaatacttcaaaacccatatgtgtgtgtatggtttttgaatagtattttgtattttcttttttattatttatttatttatttatttatttatttatttatttattttgagatggagtctcgctctgtcactcaggctggagtacagtggcatgatcttggctcactgcaacctttgcctccttggttcaagtgattctcctgcctcagtctcccgagtagctgggattacaggcatgcaccaccatgcctggctaatttttgtatttttagtaaagatggggatttcaccacgttgggcaagctggtctcgaactcctgacctcaggtgatctgcccgcctaggcctcccaaagtgctgggattacaggcgtgagccaccatgcctggcctatttatttattttgtaagccAGTCACATTTAGCAGTAGGGGGTAATAATACTTAATTGTCTCTTGTTCTTTGGACATgttttggaaagagtcttttattcctcctaacatataaaatatacttatttattatGTAATATCTTGTAGTGTTTGGGGTTTCTTCCTGGTTGATTCTGGTAGTGCACATGAAGATTCATTGAAGATTCATGATGAATAAAGAAGTATGCTTTATTCATCCTGATattgctaaaatatatttagtgcctggcaaatagatgcttaaaaaaaaaaaagaggattagCAAGAGGATTAAATGATTGGTTCTTATAGAAACTTCTGATTTGTTAAATGATAGATAATTACACAATAACAGAATATTTTGCTAGAGATAGATTTTGAATATAGATAGATTTTGGAGATGGATTTTGCCTCTAtgacaatgtattttttttaaaatcacagcaCCTAGATACATAGATGCAGACTATTTGGTGAAAATGAGCAGAACAATGTTCTTCACATTTCTTCCATATAAATGAGAGAAATACTTCATATTAAGCAGGACTCTCTTATTACAGGAATCACTGACCCTGGAGGATGTGGCTGTGGAGTTCACTTGGGAGGAGTGGCAGCTCCTCGGCCCTGCTCAGAAGGACCTGTACCGAGACGTGATGTTGGAGAACTATAGCAACCTCGTGTCAGTGGGTGAGGACAGCTGCCCTGTGTCACTCAGAGAGTACCCAGTCAAAGGCCTTTGCTTTCTTAGCTTTCAAAAGCTCTGGAGGGCCTGTGGTGCTCTGAAGTGGTAGATTCTGTACCCTCTCTGGCCCCAGATAAAAGAGTGTAATGTGCCCCCTTTAGAGGGAAAATCCCTTTGCTTTCCAGACACATAAATTACATAGTTCCTAAAACAGAACATGGTCGCATGTTGATAGACCACAGCTCAATTCAATGAGCCTAAGTTGTGTATCATTTCCTATGAACAGGGTATCAAGCCAGCAAACCAGATGCACTCTTCAAGTTGGAACAAGGAGAGCCATGGACAGTGGAAAATGAAATCCACAGCCAAATCTGTCCAGGTGAGTTCAGGGTGAGAGCCAGCAAGGAGGGTGGCTGAGCAAGTCATATGATAGTTGTTCAGCAGTGTCTGAGCTGTCAGGGCATCTGAGGCTGTGTGGACAGAGCCTCCATGTAACCCTCTCCCCACACAAAAGCTCTTTCTCCTTCGGGTATTTAGAGGAACATCTGCCTCTTTATCACGTCTTGGATTTCatcactgtttattttttatttattttattttatttatttatttatttatttatttattttttgagatggagtctcactctgtcacccaggctagagcccagtggtgcaatcttggctcactgcatcctctgcctcccagttcaagtgattctcctgcctcagtcttcccagtagctgggatcacaggcacccgccactacgcccagctaatttttttgtattttcagtggagacggggtttcaccaagttgaccaggatggtctcaaactcctgacctctggtgatccacctgctttggcctcccaaagtgctgggattacaggtgtgagccaccacacccggcctcatcaCTCTTTATTTAATctaggtttggtttgtttttctcaaggtttcttcctttttaggaTTCTCAAATCTCATCATTTCTTGTTCCCCCATCAGAGCATCACTACCTGTTCCTTCTACTTCTCTTGCTATGAAATTCCTCCTTCCATGTCTGTCTCCAGAGAGTGGTCTTGGATATCAGCACTCTCTCCTGACCACTATACCTTTCTGCCCCTTTagataatgttgattttttttttccaaaggtcTTCCCACCCTATCTTGGACTCTGTGCCCCCTTAGTAACCTGGTCTGTTGCTTTGCATATATTTGCTTCCTtagcttctcttttttctcccactctgaggTCCTCCAGAGGTTCTGTTTCCCATTTATTTTGCTCTGTTCTCATATCCTTTAAAAGTTTCCTTCATTCTAATGACTTAAGTTCTTATTCTCTATGGAGATTCTCAGATTGACATCTCCCTTAATATTTCCTAACTTACATGTTTGTACCATATTTTTTACCCACTTGCATGTCAACTCCTTGAGTCGATCCTGGCCACCATAGGGTTACCTTGAAACTTCCCTGCCTCCTCAGCTACCGTATTTAAAGTCTTTGCTctttcaattgatttttgaagTAGTCTCATTGTCTTTCCAACCCAAACCAGATTACTACACCTCATGCCTGCTTTGCTTCAATTTCCTTTTGGAATCATTAATTCTGCCTATTATTTAGCTTCTCTTAAATTATATTGCTGGACTTATTCCCTTAAAGCTTTTCTGTTCTTACCATAGTCTGATGGCACTGAGTCCCAGTAAATCATAGCAGTCAtataagatggaaatttctcaTCTGTCAGGTGATATTCTAGTTGAATCACCATGATATGGTATCATCTTGCCTACACagagtttcctttccttttccttttcataaATTCAAAGCCAACTATATTTAAAGCACTACATTTGAAGTAGTCTCCACAGTATGTCCCTTACTTTCCTTGTTTCATtgccttaaatattttttgatagaCTATTACATATGGGCCCTGACAGCTGTGAacatcaataacaacaacaacaaaattcttcTTGGAGATTACCTGCTAAAAGGAAGAGGCACGAAATTAATCAAAATGGATAAATGTCTTGTGGTGAAAAATGCTGGGAAGATCAAAGTATAATGAGGGATGCTGGGAGTGGGAATGGCTGTTTGGTCAGATGCCTTTGAGCAGCTGTATGACAGACACGAGTATGTCCCTCTGGTGAATTACCTTCCAAGTGGACAAAATAGCAGGTCCAAAGGCCCGAGGCAGGTGTGTGTTTGAGGAACTTCAAGGAAGCCTGTGTGAATACAGAGGAGTGAACAAGAGGGGCAGTGGTCGGAGATAATACGGAAGTAAGGACAGTGTGGTGGGATCTGGAGTTTGGGGTAGACAGGTCATGTATGACCTTTCAAGGACATTTTaatgacttgattttttttttttttttggcacagagtctctctctgtctccaggctggagtgcagtgctgtgatctcagctcactgcaacctccgcctccctggttcaagcgattctcctgcctcagcctcccaagtcgctgggactacaggcgtaagccaccgctcctggctactttttatatttttagtagagacagagtttcaccatgttggccaggatggtcttgatctcctgacctcatgatccacatgcctcggcctcccaaagtgctgggattacaggcgtgagccactgcatctggccatgacttgattttttaaaaaattatgagatgAGGAAACATGAGGGAGTTTTGAGTAGAAGAGTGACATGatgtcatttatatttaaaaggatcACTTTGACTACTTTGTAGAAAGTATACAGGAGAAGGCAGAAGTTGAAGCCTGAAGTCCACTTAGGAGGCTATTGCTATAGTACTAGAAAGAGTGATTCTCTTCCATCTAGGTAGAAGGGGTGAGTGTTAATGAGTTTCAGAATACAGGAGTCCCCCGTTATCCACAGTTTCTCTTTCTATGGTTTCAGCTACCTGTGGTCAACTATGGTCTGAAAATGTTAAATgggaaattctagaaataaacaattcttaATTACATTGCTCACCATTCCAAGGAACATGAAATCTTGCACCATCTTGCTCCATCCTGGAACAGGAATCATTTTTTGTCTAGCATATGCATGCTGTGTACCCTACCCACCTGtgtcacttagtagccatcttggttatcagatcaactgtcaaggtatcacagtgcttgtgttcaagtaacctttgttttacttaataatgCCTCCAAAGCTCAAGAATGTGATGCTGGCCTATTataattcttctattttattatttgttattgttaatctcttgctGTGCCTAGTTTGTAAACTTTATTATAGGTATGTATGCACTGTACAGGAAAAAACATAATGGATATAGGGTTAAGTATGATTCAGAGTTTCAGGCATCCATGGTGTGGGGGGTGTCTTGGAACATATCGCCCATAGATGAGGGATTACTGTATATTTATAAAGGAGGACATATGGAATTTACTACTGAGGTAGACAAAGGGTGTGAGACAAACATACAAATGAAAGATGATAGTAAGGTTTCTGGCATGAGTCTGAGCAGGAATTAACTTGCCATTTCCTGAGAaatttaccttgtttatacactgactgcttttattttttgttttctttgtttaaattatAATGGTTTATTCTTGACCAAGTGACAATAGGCATATCTACTTGGAGTTTTTTAAACGGTGGAAATAGTGTGGTCAGTAGAGCCAGGCTGTACAAGACTGTTTGTGAAATAGTTCTATTCCATGGTCATGGAAAGATTTATTGTTCTCTTCTTTCCTAGAAATCAAGAAAGTTGACAATCATCTACAGATGCACTCACAAAAGCAAAGATGTCTGAAGAGAGTGGAACAGTGCCATAAACGTAATGCATTTGGAAACATCATTCGTCAGAAGAAAAGTGATTTTCCTTTAAGGCAAAATCATGATACATTTGACTTACATGGGAAAATACCTAAATCAAATTTAAGTTTAGTCAACCAGAACAAAAGGTATGAAATCAATAATTCTGTGGGGGTTAATGGAGATGGGAAATCCTTCCTTCATGCCAAGCATGAACAATTTCATAATGAAATGAACTTCCCCAAAGGTGGAAATTCTGTGAATACAAATTCACAATTCATTAAGCATCAGCGAACTCAAAACATAGATAAACCCCATGTATGCACTGAGTGTGGAAAGGCTTTCCTCAAGAAGTCTCGCCTCATCTATCATCAGAGAGTTCACACTGGGGAGAAACCTCATGGATGCAGTATATGTGGGAAAGCCTTCTCCAGAAAGTCCGGGCTCACTGAACACCAGAGAAACCACAcaggtgagaaaccctatgaatgcacTGAATGTGACAAAGCATTCCGCTGGAAATCACAGCTCAATGCACACCAGAAAATTCATACAGGAGAGAAGTCATATATATGCAGTGATTGTGGAAAAGGCTTCATCAAGAAGTCTCGgctcattaatcatcagagagttcatacaggagagaaaccaCATGGATGCAGCCTGTGTGGGAAGGCCTTCTCCAAAAGGTCCAGGCTCACTGAACACCAGAGAactcatacaggagagaaaccctatgaatgcacTGAATGTGACAAAGCATTCCGCTGGAAATCACAGCTCAATGCACATCAGAAAGCTCACACAGGAGAGAAGTCATATATATGCCGTGATTGTGGAAAAGGCTTCATTCAGAAGGGAAATCTCATTGTACATCAgcgaattcatactggagaaaaaccctatATATGCAATGAATGTGGAAAAGGCTTCATCCAAAAGGGCAACCTCGTTATTCATCGGCgtactcacactggagagaaaccctatgtaTGCAATGAATGTGGGAAAGGCTTCAGCCAGAAGACATGTTTAATATCCCATCAGAGATTTCACACAGGAAAGACACCCTTTGTATGTACTGAGTGTGGAAAATCCTGCTCACACAAGTCAGGTCTCATTAACCACCAGAGAAttcacacaggagagaaaccctatacATGCAGTGACTGTGGGAAAGCTTTCAGAGATAAATCATGTCTCAACAGACATCGGAGAACTCATACAGGGGAGAGACCCTACGGATGCTCTGATTGTGGGAAAGCTTTCTCCCACTTGTCATGCCTTGTTTATCATAAGGGAATGCTGCATGCAAGAGAGAAACGTGTAGGTTCAGTCAAATTGGAAAATCCTTGCTCAGAGAGTCATAGCTTATCACATACACGTGATCTCATACAGGATAAAGACTCTGTTAACATGGTGACTCTGCAGATGCCTTCTGTGGCAGCTCAGACCTCATTAACTAACAGTGCGTTCCAAGCAGATAGCAAAGTAGCCATTGTGAGCCAGCCTGTTGCCAGAAGTTCAGTCTCAGCAGATAGTAGAATTTGCAcagaataaaaaccatatgaaTGCAGTGAATGTGGTAGTGCTTTCAGTGATCAATTACATCATATGTCACAAAAAACACAGAGGAACAAACTGTGATATATTCAAGGTGGAAAGCCCTTGAATAAAACCTTATGGCTAATAAGCATATACTCAGAGAAAAATAGTATGAAGTGGAGACTGGGAAATTCTTTTATGGGAAGATAGATCCTCTCATCAGTGACCATAGATCACATCTTCAGTGAGCTTATCGTTGGTAGAAATATAATGATCATGGAAAAGTCCTTGTTCAGAAACAGTACCCCAGTAGGTATCAGGGGGTTTACACAGGAGAGAAACTGTTGGAAGACCTTTGAAGGCTGTGAATGTGGCAGGGTTGCTAGTGGTACATTCTGCCTTATCCTCAGAGGGAATCATATAGAAATAAAACTATGAAAATGTAACTAGAACATCTTCatcaaattatgaaagaacacacGAAGCAAATAAGCCCTGTGGAAAGGAATATTGTAGAGATTTCAATCACAAATCTAACATCATTATATGGCAGATAATATACAGGTTGTGTATTTTAGGACACTATACCTTGAATCACTAGTTGATATGTCAATGACTAATTAAAAGGGGTTGTCAGTGTTACACATCATTGGTTAAATTTATAGCACAATGTACCTCTTCCCCCTTTTTTGATAAGAGTCTTCTATTCCCAACCAAGATCATTATATGATTAGCTCTTGTGTTTCTTTGATTCCAAATTTCTTCACTTGTTATTTCAGACTACTGAAGCTcttcaaaaggaaaaatgtatttaatttaataatgtaACAACAAGTTTGGatgtgtttaactttataaatatCACCCCAGAGGAATGAAGTTCAAAACTTGTGAATAACCAATTGGCCATGCTCTTAATTTAGAAGGTAGTCCTCATCCTAACCCTGTGGTTTGTCTTATTGTTGGCATAAACAACATTCAGAATAGTTTGAATGATCTATTTTCTTTACCTGAAACTATTTCCTTTATCTAGGAACCGTGGATGATGGCAGtgggaaacaaagcaaaatttcaagccagcatttttaaaaagctggattATATGCATGTAGCTATTTTACCCTCCAGCAGCTGTAGTTAAAAAATGCATATGCCTATATCAGTTGAAAGAGACATACAATATAAGATCAAATTGTCCTGATAATTTCTTATTCAAGGGACATATTTGGAGTGGGAAGGGGAAAGGACTCAATTTTCCTTACATAGAACAGGATATGAATACTTTTCTAAAAAGTGTTCCTGTCTTATCTCTACCTAAATTATAAATTCTTTGATAGTTTGTAGGCAATTGTATATACCCTAACAGATaccaaaatagaaattaattacaTGTAGATTTGGAAGATGAATGAAGGTGCATGAATAACCCAGTGGACAATTGATCAAAATTACTTTTGCCATTGAAGGAAAGGAACTACTGGCAAGAAATTCTAAGGATTAGTATTAttctaaaaaaaacttttaaaaaattctgaatagAGACTCATTTCTGTCATAAGAGGGGCAGAAGAGACAAGGAATAGGATTCACAGAATAAGcccaataaaagaacaaaataacttCATTCTCTAAAAATAAAGGACAGCATGTAAGATGGGTAAAGGTGAGATCCTTTTGGATATCTTGGATAAGAACCCTTAAATTTATCTACAGACCTGTCACCTTGGAGAGTTGCTACTGTTTTAAAGATCCTGGCTCCTCTGTGGTATGCTGAATTGGAACATATGATTTATCTTCATCATTCCTTCTCACCTGGGGTTAAGACCCTTGTCCTCTCCTATACTCAGAGTTCCTTCCCTTGATCTAataaagatatatccatgttagaAACAGTCCTGCTcacaaggaaaaataaagtggaaattTGCCATAAAGTGGCTGCCTCACAATGGAAACCCAAAGTCTGGGTTATCGGGTGATTACAACAAATAGTTTTTGAGCATCTGCACTGTGGTAGACACTTGTACACACAGGATACACTGAAGAACAAAACAAAGTAGTGGCCTGTAACAGGATGGATTCAGTACAGATGCTCTACAGTTAAGAGTATAAGAAATGAACTCTTCTTCAACCTGGACTTCAGATTCTCTCTACTTCTTGCCTTGTGAATCTGCACATCCTATCATAGCAGTCGTAGCATCTTACTCCCTGAACACATAAATCAGGGTGCGCTACTGGGCTTCCCAGGCCTGTCCTTGGGACCAGGTGTTGAAATCACCTTTCAGAAGTTGGCATCCCAGCTAAATAAATTTAACTGGATACTCAGTTCCAGGTTGCCTCTTTCAAAAGGCACATCACCCCACGCCTTCATAAAAATGGTAGCCGACATTTATTAAGCATGCAGTTTGCCAAATGGTAACTGCattatttagtaattttaaaaaaattaaagtttgtttttgttttgtttgagacagggtcgtgctctgtcgcccaggctggagtgcagtggcctgatcatggcttactgaagtctggacctcctgggctaaagccatcctcccacctcagcctccagactggccgggactacaggtgcatgccaccacactctgctaatttttgtatttttgtattttttctgtaaaggcagtgtttcactatatttcccaggctggtctccaactcctgggcataagtgatcctcctgacttagcctctcaaattgctgagattacatgtttgagccatggcacccggcctcTTTAGTTATTTAACACTCTTATATGCTCCATTTCCATCTTCAAGTGTTTCACggaaatatttgattaaatttgagGCCTCATTCCTTTTTCCTTATTACAGGTAACCACACACCGTATGCAGTTGCACGTGGGCATTGGTCCTCATAGAGATCGCCCCCGTATTTGGCCTCAAGACAATTCTCGGCTAGACTAGCCTTGCCCATTCTTTTCTGCATCCGTTGAAGGAGATTCAGAACATCCACAAATTTGGTCCACTCTGTGACCGCTGTCCCCTTATTCCCCTTCAGCCAATTCGCCTTTGGCACACCTTGTTGGTCCTGAAGAGGCCCTCAGAAATACTCCACATTCCGCCCTAAACTCCCAACAGATTGTATTTTCTACTGAATGGAAACTGACACCTCCTAAGATGAACTGCAGCCACGATGCTTCTTCCTAACGGCTCAATATGGGGTACAGGGCGCGGCCATCTTATTTTTTGCTCAGGCTGttaaaagtttttataattttctgacAATTTATCCAGTTTGCGCAGTGACTGAGGTGCCCTGAAATTAATTCACTGTCTTCCAACGCCGTGGTAACAGCCCTTCCGGGTTCTCTGGTGGGAGTCGCCGAGATGGGCGTGGCCATGATACGTCACAATATGAGGCCGAGGGAGGAATTCTGTCGTCTGGGAACGGCTGGTTTCGCGGTCAGACGCCGAGGGCCCTCGAAGTCCCTAGCAACGGCTGCGGAGGGAAATGTAAGTCGTTTTGGACGCAGGCTCAGTGTTTAGTCCCAGCGTTCGGTGGAGTCCGGAGAGACTCAGGTTCAGATGAGTCGGGGTCTGGATGTGGCTCCAAGTGAAAGGCCTGTGGGGGTCAGTGAAGGGGCGCCCCCTGTTCTGAGACCGTGTGGGACCCCGCGTCCTGGGGTTCTTTCTGGGTTTACTCAATGGAGAAGCCTGGCTTTGGTGATAGGGCGCCTGGCGGTCAGTAATTAAGAGACTGGAAGATATTAACGACCGACTGTCAAGGTTTATGGTCGTTGAGAGAATGCCGTGGGAATCAGTGGTTGAGAAACGGGGTAGGAAAGTGTGTATCAGTGAATGAACTTGGTGTCCAGTCCGGGTTTGCAATTTAATGTGATAGAGAAGCTTGGGGCTGGAGAATGTTTTAGTGAAAGAGGTTTCAGTTTGCGGTTTCAGATTTAATTTGGAGTCAATGTTTGAGGAGGCCTGTACATGTCTGTGGTTTA from Gorilla gorilla gorilla isolate KB3781 chromosome 20, NHGRI_mGorGor1-v2.1_pri, whole genome shotgun sequence encodes:
- the LOC101138219 gene encoding zinc finger protein 613 isoform X1, with translation MIKSQESLTLEDVAVEFTWEEWQLLGPAQKDLYRDVMLENYSNLVSVGYQASKPDALFKLEQGEPWTVENEIHSQICPEIKKVDNHLQMHSQKQRCLKRVEQCHKRNAFGNIIRQKKSDFPLRQNHDTFDLHGKIPKSNLSLVNQNKRYEINNSVGVNGDGKSFLHAKHEQFHNEMNFPKGGNSVNTNSQFIKHQRTQNIDKPHVCTECGKAFLKKSRLIYHQRVHTGEKPHGCSICGKAFSRKSGLTEHQRNHTGEKPYECTECDKAFRWKSQLNAHQKIHTGEKSYICSDCGKGFIKKSRLINHQRVHTGEKPHGCSLCGKAFSKRSRLTEHQRTHTGEKPYECTECDKAFRWKSQLNAHQKAHTGEKSYICRDCGKGFIQKGNLIVHQRIHTGEKPYICNECGKGFIQKGNLVIHRRTHTGEKPYVCNECGKGFSQKTCLISHQRFHTGKTPFVCTECGKSCSHKSGLINHQRIHTGEKPYTCSDCGKAFRDKSCLNRHRRTHTGERPYGCSDCGKAFSHLSCLVYHKGMLHAREKRVGSVKLENPCSESHSLSHTRDLIQDKDSVNMVTLQMPSVAAQTSLTNSAFQADSKVAIVSQPVARSSVSADSRICTE
- the LOC101138219 gene encoding zinc finger protein 613 isoform X2; the protein is MLENYSNLVSVGYQASKPDALFKLEQGEPWTVENEIHSQICPEIKKVDNHLQMHSQKQRCLKRVEQCHKRNAFGNIIRQKKSDFPLRQNHDTFDLHGKIPKSNLSLVNQNKRYEINNSVGVNGDGKSFLHAKHEQFHNEMNFPKGGNSVNTNSQFIKHQRTQNIDKPHVCTECGKAFLKKSRLIYHQRVHTGEKPHGCSICGKAFSRKSGLTEHQRNHTGEKPYECTECDKAFRWKSQLNAHQKIHTGEKSYICSDCGKGFIKKSRLINHQRVHTGEKPHGCSLCGKAFSKRSRLTEHQRTHTGEKPYECTECDKAFRWKSQLNAHQKAHTGEKSYICRDCGKGFIQKGNLIVHQRIHTGEKPYICNECGKGFIQKGNLVIHRRTHTGEKPYVCNECGKGFSQKTCLISHQRFHTGKTPFVCTECGKSCSHKSGLINHQRIHTGEKPYTCSDCGKAFRDKSCLNRHRRTHTGERPYGCSDCGKAFSHLSCLVYHKGMLHAREKRVGSVKLENPCSESHSLSHTRDLIQDKDSVNMVTLQMPSVAAQTSLTNSAFQADSKVAIVSQPVARSSVSADSRICTE